In the genome of Ursus arctos isolate Adak ecotype North America unplaced genomic scaffold, UrsArc2.0 scaffold_22, whole genome shotgun sequence, the window GACATTGGTATCACTTAGCCAACCCGGGCACATTTTCTGAAGTGCTGAGAAATGAAACCGGCCTGGTGGGCAGGCCACCACTCATTCCCTCCGGCACGCACACATTCAGTCATTCAGTGCAGATATACTGAGCACCTCCTGGGAGCCAGGCACTCTCCTAGGCACCAGGAccacagtgaaaaacaaaacagaggcaaGGCCTCTCCTCATAGAGTATTCAGTCCATTGAGGAAGAATATATTATTCAAATAATCAACAGAATATATGTGTAAAAATAATCACTACCTTCGATAAGTGTGATGAAAATCTATAAGACATTGTAAAAGTAAACAACAGAGATATCTGGTCAGACCTAGGGAAGGTGAGAAAAGATtctatgagaaaaatattttcaagaggaTGTCAATTTTAACTAAAAGctaataaaatagataataattATTGGGCTCGtattatgtgtcaattatagGACCAAACCCTTTAGAAACATCAAATGTAGCCCTTCCTCCCTCGCAATGAGGTAATTCCCTTTATTGTTTCCATATTATAGATGTGAAAAGTGATACATAGGAAGTTTATCCAATTGCTCAGCTACTAAGTGGAGAATTTTCTACCTTAGATCGTCTGGCTCCTGAACCCTACTTCTGCGTCACGTTACACGACATGATCTCCAGTAGGCTAAAGGAAAAAAGGGCAAACATTCCAGATACAGAGAAAAGTATATGCAAAGTCCGTTCAGCAAGAAGGAGGAAGATGTGAATAGGAGCTCCTTAGAAGcaagtattttgttttcatctggGCTcttatacttagaaaaaaaaaatgaataggagTATAACAAGTTACGGgcaatagaaacttttttttgtaAGTGAAAGGCCTGTTTAAGGAACCATCTTGAAAGATGACATTCAGCTTCGTGGCGCGTGCCCTGGCCCAGTTTCCCATTCTCCTGTACTCATTCCTGCAAGCACCATCTGTTGGTGTGTACTGTCTACGGGACAGCATAGAGGAGGGAGTATGGAGAAGGGCTTGTGGCCAAACACTGGCTGCTGGCTGCCATTTACCAACTCCAGCAGCCTTGCTGTGtgaattaagaaatatatttaaacatcCAGGCTCCAGTCGTCGTGCGCGCTTGGAGATCGCACACGTTTCGAGGACTGATCTGTGAGGATGTGTGTAAGGCACTTTGCACATTGTTTGGGACATTACATGacactcatttttaaatgttttagtttaTTCTAGCAACTGTGTAACAGAGGCTGTGGATGCAGCTATGGCCAAGGCATGTTTTACTGTCCTCAGGGAGACCACACATTCATGGGGAAGCAGACAGTTCCAGGACAGAGTGACGAGATCTATGACCTTAAAAGCCACAAGGAGCTGGGAGGACACAGAGGAGGGTGCTGCTACAATTAGGGGAGAGAGCAGAATGGTTATTTCATGTTAGAGCTGTGTTTTGGAGGAAAAATGGGCAAACCAGAGGATTAGAAACATGCTAGTCAGAGAGAACATTCTGCCTTCTGTGCAGTGTGAGTCTCCCTTCTGTTGACGGAATGGCTGGAGGTGACTGAGCGACGTTGCACGTGTAACAGGTGCGCTTGGACACAGACATGTAGCAGTTACTATAATCACCTACATTTCTAGAAACCAGTCCTGTGTCTGCGGACTGGCCAGTGAGCAGGAGATAAAAGATGAAActtttttagattgtatttttttGACCACCCCTTCCCATGATTTTCACTCTCTGGATCTGCatttcccctctgctctccctgcagCAATTTCTCCCTACCTCTAGGCTCagccttctcttgctctttccaaGAATAATGACCACTCCTGTACCTTGCTCTCTGAGCCTCCCACAGTAATATTTTACAGCTACGATGATCTCATTCTAGTTTGTTACTCACAGGAGAGCACATGATGAGAACACTAGTAGTTCACCCCTGAaggagacattttttaaaaatttaaattcaattaattaacatagagtgtattattagtttcagaggtagagttcagtgattcatcagttgcatataacacccagtgctcattacatcaagtgccctccttaatgcccatcacccagttacctcatccccccactcccctcccctctagcaaccctcagtttgtttcctatgattaagagtctcttatgctttgtctccctctctgattttgccttgttttatttttttgctcccttcccctatgatcttctgttttgtttcttaaattccacatatgaatgaaatcatatgataattgtctttctctgattgacttatttcacttagcgtaacaccctctagttccatccacctaGTTGCAAATGATGAGATTTCGGggttttttttgatggctgcataatattccatcacatatatatacaccacctcttctttatccgttcatctgtcagtggacatctgggctccttccatagtttggctactgtggacattgctgctatgaacattggggcgcatgtGCCCCTTGGGATCTCTCCATTTGTATCTTTTgtgtaaatacttagtagtgcaattgctggatcataggttttttctattttcaactttttgaggaacctccatactgttttccacagtggctgcaccagtttgcattcccaccagcagtgtaagagggctcccctttctctgcatccttgccaacatctgttgtttcctgagctgttaattgtagccattctgacccatgtgaggtggtatctcattgtggttttgatttgtatcaaatcaaagtgatattgagcattttttcatgtgtctgtccgccattcgtatgtcttctttggagaaatgtctgttctgaGACGGGCTCTTCATAGAGCCTATTTCAAGAGAGTGTTCAGATCTTTTAACCCAAGGTGGGACTCCAGATCTGAGCTGCGCCTGAGTGGGTGGTTTGGGGAAAGGAAGCTCTCGATAGATCAGGGAATCATGGATTCTAGGGGCCCTTCTCAAATCTTATCCTCTGTGGGTGGCAAAATCCTGACTTGGACTTCTCGGTTGCCTGTCTGTGAAGTCTGGGCTCATGCACAcagttttttccactttaaaagcGTGAGACACCACATCAGATATGTTATTTTGTCCAACAAAATAATCCTTGTAAGTAAAGAGAATGCTCTGgtttttaacattaaatattagGAAGATATCTTAATATGAAGTAAAGAACGAGTGTATTGTGTATTGTTTTATACACAACTCTTTTGTTGGTAAATGTAATTCCCTATTCTTTGCCATGCAAATTTATGGcactaatgaatattttaattgatGGCAATCAATACCAGGCTTTCCAGTTTATTTTAAGCAGTCAAAGGGCAACTATAGATGGGTCATTGGCCTAGAGCTAGTCCAACAGAGTTAGATTACTATGGTTTAGAAGGAATAGTGGTAAATTCCTCAAAAGGTGTAAGATATAAATCAAATAACTTCTAATAAAAGCTTGCATTTTTAGCACTCCCTTTAATAACAATGAAACAACTTCAGCaaattattgttatatatttgaCAATAGTAAAATAATGTCGTATTTTTCTGTatcatataaaatagaaattatcaaaTCTCCTACCAGTTTACTGTGCAGATATAGCAATAATTATTTCCATGTTTTATCCATCAGAAAGCCTATCtgtgcaaatatatatttatgtaccaCCAATATTGTTCAACAATGACAACAAGCATAAacattttgtaaacttttttataattaaataaaatggaagtgattatatgtcatttatttttaaaataaagcaaattaagcTATCTTTGTATATAAGTTGATCTTTTCTGATACAGAATAACAAGGGTTTTCTTTGTTAAtaaggaaattttcttttcaatgaaggcttacctttctttttaataaagattttagcctatttaaaaggattaaaaggaTGTCaggatgggatgcctgggtggctcagttggttaagcctctgacttttgattttgtgTTTAGTTGATCACAAGATCACTAGTTGAGTAGGTAAATATATGTACCAGATAACAATAGGATTGTTGTTTAattagttcaattaaaaaaaaactttttgtttttatttggtttttagtATGCTTcacaaaaatttataatttttttccctgtcttaaaatatttagtcagagaatacaatttattattacagattttaaaattacctacgactatcattttaaatatatgacaaTTGTTTGAGAAAACTACAGTACCAGCCTCAGGATTTTCCTCAGAAGCATCTTTGTGAAATTCTTTGATCCCACTTGAATGTTTGGAATCTTTCTCCTCACGGTAGAATACTGCACACATTCAGGTCCATACTTACTACTCGGAGTAGGAGGGAACTCCCTAAGTGAGATTTTACATAGCAGATGTCTGAGCCCATTGATTGTGCTAGTTGATTGTGATAGGCTAGCTCCCAAACGTTCTCTCACCTTGCAGGTAagtgatggaaatgccataccATAATTCAGGAATGGTTCATCCCAATGATTCCACTGTCAATCATGATGTTTATCCTCACTGGCATCCCTGGCCTGAAGGAGCTGCACCTGTGGCTCTCCATTGCCTTCTGCCTGATGTACCTGGTGGCTGTGTCCTGATCTGCATGGTGGCCGTGGAGCACAGTCTTCATGAACCCACGTACCTCTTCCTCTCCATGTTGGCTTTTTGGGATCTGTTCTATCCACATCCACAGTACTCAAAGCCCTGAGCATCTTCTGGTTTGATGATGGGGACATCTCTTTTGGTGGTTGTGTAACCCAGGTCTTCATTATGCATTTTGCTTCTGTAGTGGAGTCAGGCATTGTCTTGGCCATGGCTTTTGATCGTTATGTGGCCATCTGCTACCCACTGAGGTACACCACCATTCTGAGCCATGATGTCATCGGCAAATAGGGGGTGTTGTAGAGCTCACGAGTTTTGCAAGTGTTTTCCCCATTATCTTCCTGGTGAAGCATCTACCCTTCTGCCAGACAAACATCATTGCCCACACATTCTGTGAACACATGGGGCTGGCAAAGCAGGCTTATGCTGATAGCATCGTCAACATTTGATATGGAATCTCTGTGCCATCACTCAGTGTAATGCTAGATATGGTGACAATAGTCATCTTCTATGGGCTCATTCCCCAAGCAGTCTTCAGGCTGCCATCCCATAATGCATGAACAAAAGCCCTCAGCACGTGTGGTTCCCATGTCTGTGTCATCCTCCTGTTCTGCCTTCCGGGGATTTTCACGGTCATTGCTCAGCGCTTCAGCTGAAAAATCCCCAAGCATGTCCACATCCTGTTAGCCAATCTCTACGTTCTTGTTCCCCCCATGATGAACCCAATTATCTATGGAGTAAAGACCAAACAGATTCGTGATCAAATGGCCCTTGTCTTTTCTTCGAAAAGAAAATGTTGCTGAGGATTCTGACTCTTGTGGGTTtttagagggaggaggaaggttcCTATGAAAAAGGGGACAGATAAGTTGTCATTTAGGATAGACTCTACTTGCTGTGAAATTAGTCTTTTTTCATTCAATTGAGATGACCCAAATTGTATGTGTCCCTTTGTACAAAGATAAATATGTTCTTGAAAACCCATGTATTTATAGGCATAAAGCTACTATTTTAAATGTCTATAGGGTTCTTCAGTATTTAATAACAACATATTTCTCTTTctaccaaataaaaataagacttatAGAATACTTCTATATCTACTATTTAGATTTTTAGatctctctgtgtcctccccaGCAGCTGTATTGAATACAGATTAGAGCTCACACCAAAATTGTGTATACATAAGGGAGGTGTGGGGGTTCTGCCTTCCATCTCACTGCATTCACAGAAGAACACCTTCACGATCTTGAACGCAAAGGGGACTATTTGATGATAGTAGATAGCATGATTGCACAAATGAAATGATATTTCCTGCTGTAAGTATGtaattttggagggaaaaaaaaggcaagacaaTTAGCTCTTTGGAAACACAAAGTGCTCGGATGTTGTGTGTCCTGTGCCACCCTCCTGACTTGCGCTTGAACAACCCTCTTTGTAGACGCCTTAACATCTACCTCACAGCGTTGGGGTATGAGGACCCAAAGAGACATTGGAGGCAAGAGCactttagaaattataaaatgctgtGCAATTGTGTTGTATCATTGTCGTTCATTTCATTATAATCCCTGGTACGAGCTTTCACCCTCCTTATGGTCAAAggttaagaacaaaacaaagcaaaaaccccATCCTTTGTCTACAGCAAAGTCCTTCTAtctcctgcctcctttctttccccaccAGGGGTAGTCTCGCTGCAGGCGGGTGTCCTCCCACAGCTTTTCCCGATCAGGCCTGCGCCGCCCCCTCGGGATGGGGGATAACCAGAGATAGTCCTTGGGTGCTCAGTCTGCACAGCCCCTGTTCCGGGCAGTGTGGGCTGGGTTTGCACTGCCTTCAGAAGCCCCTGCAGGACATTTCAAGGAAATTCTGCCTTGCTCCATAACCATGGAACTTCCTTTTCAGCTGTCTGCTCAGACTCCTGGCATATTTGGGGTATAgggaaaatatttgtgtgtgttccCTGAGTTGGGTTTTCTGAATAACTTTTGCCAAAATCTTGGCATCCTGGGCTAAGAGCAAGTCTTGGGAAGTTAATTTACAATGATAGGGAGATAACCAAAGATAGTGAGAAATCTCCGGAGAGATTCACCTAATTCCAGAAGGACAAAGACGTGGCTGGCTTTATTGCTGAAGACGTGTGTCTCATCTTTTCCCTGGAGAGATTTATTTCTCATCAGACTCCAAAGAAACTTTCCCCAAAGGAAGGGGGAATCAGGGGGAGGAAAAATAGTCTCTGGCTTCTGCAAGCAgggaaaacacatttttcttcactCTTTGATTTTGCACGGACAGGACATTTGATCTAGCCTTCATTGTATAGCCTTAGTGGTAAGAATCAGGTATGGAAACCACACAGCTGGTATTTGCTTTTTAAGGCAATGATAATAATCTATTCCTGATCCAGAACACTTTGTGTGCACCTTCAGGACAAAGTTGATAACATGAGTATTTAAAAGGCAGCTTTGGTTTAGCTCAGAAAAGATGTGAAAGAGTGAGATCTCTGTGCTGGAGAAATCTGCCTTTGTGGGAGCTAGGACAGTAAGTAAGAGCAAATGCTTTGAAATCAGACAGACCAATTAGCTTTATGCTCATCATATATTATCTATATGATATGGAacatattatttaactttttgattAAGGTAAGACTCACACAACATAAAAATTCACCATCTTAGCCATTTCACAGTGTTCAATTCAATGGCTTCTAGTACCTTTACAATGTTGTGCAATCATCCccactgtctaattccagaacattttcatcgccCCACATGGAAAGCACACCCTCACCAAGAAATCACGCTttatttccccttcccccagctacCTAGCCACTACGGAttgactttctgtctctgtggatttgacTATTCTGGACTTTGGacataaacggaatcatacaCTGTATcagccttctgtgtctggcttctttcacttggcatagtgctttcaaggttcctccatgtGATATTCTGTATGAGAACTTCAGTCCTTCAAATGGCTGAAAAAGACTCCATTGTTTAGACTGAACATATTtgttttgtccattcatcagttgatatgCATTTAATATGAGTTGTTTCTATTTGGGgggctattacgaataatgctactataacaTTTATTTACAAGTTTTTGGTGTAAAcgtctattttcaatttttttttttggtatataccTGGGAGGAGGACTGAGTCATTCGATAATGCTAgatttaaccttttgaggaaggGCCAATCTGTATTCTACGAAGGCTGCACCATTTCATAACCCTACTAGCAAAGCATCAGGGTTCAATCTCTTCACATCCTCCTCCACActtattatttcccattttaaaaaaaattacagttatCCTGGTGGGTGTGAACTAAAACAATAAAGGGGgattgaacaaatatttgctttCACTCCCTTTCCTACCCAAGTGCAAGCTAAGTTTCAAATTCCAGAGGAAATAGCATCTGTGAAAGTCCAGAAGGAAAGTTTGAAAAAGCATAAGATGTACGGGATGATTGAGTGTAAAGGGCACGTGAGCCAcagtgaaaggaagggggagaagtgGGTCAGCGGACACCAAGCAACGTCTGGTTAGCACCAACTGTGCTGTAAAAGGTTTTGAAGATATGTCAGGGCATTTGAGTTTTCTTCCAAGCAAAATGGGTAATTTGAATGATTTTTAAGTAGAGGATTGACAAAATTAATTGGCATTTAGTAAAGACCGCTCTAGCTTCTGAGTAAAAAAATGGatgcaagagagaaaaaattgGAGTGAGCAAATTCCAAATGAAGCTGCTGGATAGatacaggacacacacacacacacacacacacacagaggtgatCATATTTTAATATGACACATGTGAAAGAATTTAAAGGATATTCAGAGGACATAATTGATAAGAAATGAATTTGAGTTCGTGTTGATTATGGAGTTTCAGTGGGATAGCCAGGAGGCACTGCCAAATACGGAGTCAGCTATGtgggacagagaaagaattaGGAGTAGAGCTTTTGATGTGGGAATTTTCAGCATGTGGTTGGTTATTGACTTTATGAGCTTAATGGGTACTAAACAAGCCTATGAATAAAgtactattttctcttttccttctttttaaaaatttatgtaaggAGGACATTGAAACAGGACAAAGGACCAAAGGAAGAGTAAGCATTTTTTGCATTTAAGTTTTTGATTGTAGAAAATTAGGATTCTTCCATCTGATGTCTGTCATTTTCTAGGGACTTGAAAAATCCTTACCTCTCTTCCTCTAATCCtaccagtgatttttttccaccaGAATTAAGGTCTTGAGATTCATAGGAATTGAGTCCATTATTGGAGCTTCCTGCTACTGATTTACTTAAGAAATTCTACTAAATCAACATGATTACTTAACTTCCCACAATTTTTCTGTCCATGTTCTCAGCCCAGGGTCACTGCCTCCctttaggaaagaaaaggaggatgACCTTGTCCCTGATCTGCTTGGTTTTTACACCGTAAATGATGGGATTGAGTGCGGGAGGGATTGCCACATAGAGGTTGGCAAACATGATGTGAAAGGTGAGAGAGATATTGTGGCCGAAGCGATGAGTGAGGACAGAGAACATGGCTGGTGTGTAGAAGATGAGAATGACACTGACATGGGAACCACAGGTGCTGAGGGCTTTCTGTCGGGCATCTCCGGAAGGAaggtggaaaacagcatgaaggaTGAGAGAGTAAGAAATACCAATGAGGATCAGGTCTGAGATAATAGTCATTAAGGGCACAGCAAAACCGTACCAGATGTTGATGGAGATGTCAGCACAGGCGAGCCGGGCAACACCTATATGTTCACAGTATGTGTGCGGGATGATGCGTGTCCTGCAGAAGGGCAAACGTTTCACCAGGAAAACAATAGGCAGAATGACACTAAAGCTCCGACCAACAATGCCCACCATGATCTTGACAATTGTCCTAGGTGTCAAAACGCTTGTGTATCTCAGAGGAGAACAAATGGCCATGTAACGATCAAATGCCATGCCCAACAAAATGGCTGAGTCCAGAAAAAAGCTGAAGTGAAGAAAGAACAACTGGGTAAGGCAGCCAGGAAAAGTGATTTTCTGAGCTTTCAACCAGAATATGCCAAGTGTTTTGGGCACACACGTGGTACATAATATGAGGTCTGCAGAGGCCAacatgaagagaaagaagaacatgGGTTCATGGAGACTGTGGTCCATAGTGATGAGGTAAAGAAGGATCCCATTACCTGCAAGGGCCACCAGGTAGATAGTGAAGAAAGGAATCCCAATCCAGATGTGGAACTGCTCCAGCCCTGGGATTCCCACCAACATGAAGGAGCCTGGATTGACACTTGTCAAATTCAATGTGGCCATCATGGTAATTTAATTCCTTGAGGACaaaatgcagtattttatttctggaaCTGGCTGGCCATGAATTCCCTTTAAGTCTTTTCCAGAACTAAGATCCCTTTGTTCCCATAGCATAACAAACACTAGGGCAAACACAACCTACCTTTTGTCGCAATTTCTACAGCACATAGCAAAGGCTGCCAAGAGATATCAATTAAACCAATAATTCCCTATCTATAGACATTACCATAACAGTGTTTTTGCTATACTGAGACCATGTCTTACCAGATCCATGACCTGGGATCATTGCTGGGCGTGTGTTGTCAACTAAAGTTCCAAGATTATCTTGCCCTCACCAAGTAATTCAGTCTAAGATTTCTCAAAGATATAAGTATTGAATATCCTACCTGGCACGAGTCTCAGTAATATCTTCACTGAGGTCTCCATTCAAAGAAATAACAGGGACCGGGTGTGAATTAGCAAATCTGCATTCTTCATGGCCAATGCTTCATTAGGACTCTGATGAGCCATCTACTACTTCCTATTCACTCCACTTCCTTAATATCTGGAAGAAAATCTCCATCTAAATATTCTTCTGTCAACTAAT includes:
- the LOC113248253 gene encoding olfactory receptor 52H1-like, whose translation is MMATLNLTSVNPGSFMLVGIPGLEQFHIWIGIPFFTIYLVALAGNGILLYLITMDHSLHEPMFFFLFMLASADLILCTTCVPKTLGIFWLKAQKITFPGCLTQLFFLHFSFFLDSAILLGMAFDRYMAICSPLRYTSVLTPRTIVKIMVGIVGRSFSVILPIVFLVKRLPFCRTRIIPHTYCEHIGVARLACADISINIWYGFAVPLMTIISDLILIGISYSLILHAVFHLPSGDARQKALSTCGSHVSVILIFYTPAMFSVLTHRFGHNISLTFHIMFANLYVAIPPALNPIIYGVKTKQIRDKVILLFFPKGRQ